Proteins encoded within one genomic window of Pedosphaera parvula Ellin514:
- a CDS encoding sugar transferase, with protein MASRIANTNQVRNGTWHEAPVYSTSPPVPPWLRAWDVTLILLVLPLVLPVMLVIAILIRISSRGPILFRQERIGYLGKGFMCLKFRTMVAGNDTKTHQGHLKQLMKADVPMVKMDMKGDPRIIPFGVILRASGLDELPQLFNVLQGEMSLVGPRPCVRYEYENYELWQKERFNTLPGLTGLWQVSGKNKTTFDEMIRLDIAYSRNKTPGLYLKIILKTVPAIIVQMLETRRSRKELSRAGTQLQSSQREPLNGRVSADAK; from the coding sequence ATGGCTTCTCGGATTGCGAATACAAACCAGGTGCGGAATGGCACCTGGCATGAAGCGCCTGTGTACTCAACCTCTCCCCCGGTGCCGCCATGGCTGCGGGCCTGGGATGTCACGTTAATTCTGCTGGTGTTGCCATTGGTTTTGCCGGTAATGCTGGTGATAGCCATTTTAATCCGGATCAGCTCCCGGGGGCCGATCTTGTTCCGACAGGAGCGCATAGGATACCTGGGCAAGGGGTTCATGTGCTTGAAATTTCGAACCATGGTGGCGGGCAACGACACCAAAACACACCAAGGACATCTGAAGCAGTTAATGAAAGCGGATGTTCCGATGGTAAAGATGGACATGAAGGGAGATCCCCGAATCATACCCTTTGGAGTCATTCTGCGCGCCTCCGGCCTGGATGAGCTGCCACAACTGTTCAACGTGTTGCAAGGTGAAATGAGCCTGGTTGGGCCGCGGCCATGTGTGCGTTATGAGTATGAAAACTATGAGTTGTGGCAGAAGGAGCGGTTCAACACGCTGCCGGGGCTTACCGGGTTATGGCAGGTGAGTGGAAAAAACAAAACCACCTTTGATGAGATGATCCGGCTGGATATCGCCTATTCGAGAAACAAAACTCCCGGATTGTATCTCAAAATCATTTTGAAGACGGTCCCTGCGATTATTGTGCAGATGCTGGAAACCCGCAGATCGCGAAAGGAACTCTCGCGAGCCGGCACCCAGCTGCAGAGCTCTCAAAGAGAGCCGCTGAATGGCAGGGTGAGCGCAGATGCAAAGTAA
- a CDS encoding acyltransferase produces the protein MSTPVQTFQQIASNVKLGKNVKIFAFTNLYGCELGDDVKVGTFVEIQKGARIGNRCKISSHSFICEGVTLEDDVFIGHSVTFTNDRYPRATNAGGQLQTESDWSCVPTLVKRGASIGSGATLLCGITIGENAMVGAGSVVTKDVPPNAVVAGNPARVVKTLAAGGQR, from the coding sequence ATGAGTACGCCGGTGCAAACCTTTCAGCAGATTGCGTCCAACGTGAAGTTGGGCAAAAACGTCAAGATTTTTGCATTCACGAACCTTTATGGATGTGAACTGGGGGACGATGTCAAAGTTGGAACTTTCGTGGAGATACAAAAGGGAGCCCGGATCGGGAATCGTTGTAAAATCTCCAGTCACAGTTTCATTTGCGAAGGAGTGACCCTGGAGGACGATGTGTTCATCGGGCACAGCGTCACTTTTACAAACGATCGTTATCCACGGGCCACGAATGCAGGCGGGCAGTTGCAGACCGAGTCAGATTGGTCCTGCGTACCCACGCTGGTGAAGCGGGGGGCATCCATAGGATCCGGTGCGACTTTGCTCTGCGGCATAACGATTGGCGAGAATGCAATGGTGGGTGCGGGCAGTGTGGTGACCAAGGATGTTCCGCCTAACGCGGTGGTGGCGGGTAATCCGGCGAGAGTGGTCAAAACCCTGGCCGCTGGCGGGCAGCGGTAA
- a CDS encoding DUF4102 domain-containing protein: MQKTPIYLTVILMLPLAIILRKLRSALEAKVPVGYQDESGFHVGVKSNGAKSWPSLW, from the coding sequence ATGCAAAAAACACCGATATACTTAACTGTTATCCTGATGTTACCGCTTGCTATCATTCTCCGGAAACTGCGTTCTGCGTTGGAAGCGAAAGTGCCGGTTGGCTATCAAGATGAAAGTGGTTTTCATGTCGGCGTGAAGTCTAATGGTGCAAAATCCTGGCCTTCCCTCTGGTAA
- a CDS encoding fibronectin type III domain-containing protein, which produces MKRRWEHWQSICLDAGMLKTFTSFSSQQMYRVLSRGFRLAVFCMLACPSLHASQTVTLAWNKSPDTNVVGYNVHYGTQSGNYQQMISAGTNKTVKVTGLTDGLTNYFVVTAYNKQNVESTPSNEISFIAPGRLFIAPKAKPSATSTIISFPAASGHYYEIYASENMNSWTNVYKSPVATTNSFLHFTNSLIYQHRFYKLVLH; this is translated from the coding sequence ATGAAACGCCGATGGGAACATTGGCAATCGATTTGCTTGGACGCAGGTATGCTGAAAACTTTCACATCATTCAGTTCACAGCAGATGTATCGGGTTCTGAGCCGAGGATTTCGTCTGGCAGTCTTCTGCATGCTTGCTTGTCCCAGTTTGCATGCTTCACAGACTGTAACGCTGGCATGGAACAAGAGCCCGGATACCAATGTTGTCGGCTACAACGTTCATTATGGAACCCAAAGCGGTAATTATCAGCAAATGATATCTGCCGGAACCAATAAGACGGTAAAAGTGACTGGCCTGACTGATGGTCTTACAAACTACTTTGTTGTGACAGCCTATAATAAGCAAAATGTGGAAAGCACTCCTTCAAATGAAATTTCGTTTATAGCGCCGGGACGCCTTTTTATCGCTCCCAAAGCAAAACCGTCTGCCACCTCTACGATTATTTCATTTCCGGCAGCCTCAGGGCATTACTATGAAATTTACGCTTCGGAGAACATGAACTCGTGGACGAACGTTTACAAATCTCCGGTGGCCACCACAAATTCCTTTTTACATTTCACGAACTCATTAATTTACCAGCATCGCTTTTACAAACTGGTTCTCCATTGA
- a CDS encoding transcriptional activator RfaH, with product MNSPAWYCARTKPKHEHIAAANLLRHANVEVFNPRLRVEKATRRGVIRVSEPLFPCYIFVRCVIEEKLNDIRYANGISTIVHFANRIPHISDSVVVELQEHFKEMREAIVDQRLSVGP from the coding sequence ATGAATTCTCCCGCCTGGTATTGTGCGCGGACAAAGCCGAAGCACGAGCACATTGCGGCGGCGAATTTGCTGCGGCATGCCAACGTGGAGGTTTTCAATCCCCGTTTAAGGGTGGAAAAGGCGACTCGCCGAGGAGTAATTCGAGTTTCCGAGCCCCTCTTTCCTTGTTACATTTTTGTTCGATGCGTGATCGAGGAGAAGTTGAACGATATCAGATATGCGAATGGGATAAGTACCATTGTCCATTTTGCAAACAGGATTCCGCATATCTCCGATAGTGTGGTAGTTGAGCTGCAAGAGCATTTCAAAGAGATGCGAGAAGCTATTGTCGATCAAAGACTTAGCGTTGGGCCTTAG
- a CDS encoding MFS transporter — MNRQAQAPGISAVTRRAWLVVGLLWVVALLNYLDRLMITTMRDPIKAAIPMTDAQFGLLTSVFLWVYGLLSPFGGFLADRFSRSKVILGSLFVWSLLTWVTGYVKTFEHLLLARALMGISEACYIPAALALICDYHRGSTRSLATGLHMSGVYAGAALGGVGGYLAKYYGWRAGFGIFGAFGVAYAILLAFYLRDVPRLDTASQESSTTSAKPLGIPAILLGLFGVFSFWILFALNALVGSANWSINGWLPTYLKEHFHLGLGAAGLSATGYIQTASFLGVLLGGAWADKWSRTNPRARTLVPAIGYCIAGPCLFLSAVTDTLPMAIAGLVVFGLGRGFFDANHMPILRQLVNERYSATGYGLLNLVSCVAGGIMIYASGRMKDAHVDLSLIFQISAAGLFVVGLLLLAIKPRPARIAETREDSCPQVEARRS; from the coding sequence ATGAACAGGCAAGCCCAAGCGCCAGGAATTTCAGCCGTAACCAGGCGTGCCTGGTTGGTAGTCGGCTTGCTCTGGGTGGTCGCGCTCCTGAATTACCTGGATCGCTTGATGATCACGACCATGCGTGACCCGATCAAGGCGGCGATTCCAATGACGGATGCGCAGTTCGGATTGTTGACTTCTGTGTTCCTATGGGTTTACGGACTGCTAAGTCCCTTCGGTGGGTTCCTGGCAGACCGATTCAGCCGCAGCAAGGTCATTTTGGGCAGCCTGTTCGTCTGGTCGTTGCTCACCTGGGTTACCGGTTACGTGAAGACCTTCGAACACTTGCTGCTGGCCCGGGCGCTGATGGGAATAAGCGAGGCTTGTTACATTCCCGCAGCCCTGGCTCTCATCTGCGACTACCATCGCGGTTCAACTCGTTCGTTGGCGACCGGCTTACACATGAGTGGAGTCTATGCCGGTGCGGCGTTGGGTGGTGTGGGAGGATACCTGGCAAAATATTATGGGTGGCGCGCAGGCTTCGGCATCTTTGGTGCCTTCGGCGTGGCTTATGCGATCTTGCTGGCGTTTTATTTGCGGGATGTGCCCCGGTTGGACACGGCCAGTCAGGAGAGCTCTACCACATCCGCCAAGCCTCTGGGTATTCCTGCGATCTTGCTCGGTCTTTTCGGTGTTTTTTCCTTCTGGATTCTCTTTGCTCTGAACGCTCTCGTCGGCTCAGCCAACTGGTCGATCAACGGATGGCTCCCCACGTATCTCAAGGAACACTTTCATTTGGGTCTGGGTGCGGCAGGCTTGTCGGCCACCGGGTATATTCAAACAGCCTCCTTCCTGGGAGTGCTCCTGGGCGGCGCCTGGGCGGACAAATGGAGTCGCACCAACCCGCGTGCACGCACACTCGTTCCGGCCATCGGCTATTGTATTGCTGGTCCATGCCTATTTCTGAGCGCAGTGACGGATACTTTGCCAATGGCTATCGCCGGACTGGTGGTCTTCGGATTAGGACGCGGCTTTTTTGACGCCAATCACATGCCCATTTTGCGTCAACTGGTGAATGAGCGATACAGCGCCACAGGCTATGGTCTGCTGAATCTGGTCAGTTGTGTGGCCGGAGGCATCATGATCTACGCCAGCGGACGGATGAAGGATGCGCATGTGGATCTAAGTCTGATCTTTCAAATCTCCGCCGCAGGTTTGTTCGTCGTCGGGTTGTTGCTGTTGGCCATAAAACCAAGGCCAGCACGCATTGCCGAAACCAGAGAGGATTCCTGCCCCCAGGTCGAAGCCCGCCGCAGTTAG
- a CDS encoding sialidase family protein: MSYQKPFRPHLQIATLLAVLLLLPAIAGITQAAPGFIEKIDLFKAGEEGHALYRIPGIVVTTNGTLLAYCEARKNSNSDWAESETFLRRSTDGGKTWEPPRQIAHFGPRLPRSPVAIRRKAGNDTDQTVNNPVAIVDRQTGTVHFLYCVNYQKCFYLRSDDDGVTFSKPADISAAFESFRPAYDCNVIATGPGHGIQLSNGRLVVPVWISTGAKGHGPSVATTIYSDDHGRTWQHGEIAAPNTADWVEPNETIAMELADGGVMLNIRSASKPNRRLVTTSPDGATHWTKPHFDDALVEPVCMASLIRLSTMPANKTNRVLFSNPENLSSAKGNEQPGAHRDRRNLTIKLSYDEARSWPVHQTLEEGPSAYSDMAVLPDGTILCFYERQKLLTVARFNLEWLTGGKDSWSK; the protein is encoded by the coding sequence ATGAGTTATCAAAAGCCTTTCCGACCACATTTGCAAATTGCAACACTCCTGGCTGTGCTGTTGCTCCTGCCGGCCATTGCCGGGATCACCCAGGCCGCCCCAGGATTCATCGAGAAAATCGATCTATTCAAAGCCGGTGAAGAAGGACACGCCCTCTACCGCATTCCCGGAATCGTGGTCACCACCAACGGCACGCTGCTGGCCTATTGCGAAGCGCGCAAGAACAGCAACAGTGACTGGGCTGAGAGCGAAACCTTCCTGCGTCGCAGCACTGACGGAGGCAAAACCTGGGAACCGCCCCGCCAGATTGCCCATTTTGGTCCAAGATTGCCCCGCAGCCCGGTTGCCATCCGCCGGAAAGCAGGCAATGACACGGACCAGACTGTAAATAATCCAGTGGCAATCGTGGATCGTCAGACGGGTACAGTGCATTTTCTTTACTGCGTCAATTATCAAAAGTGCTTCTACCTGCGGAGCGATGACGATGGCGTGACTTTCTCCAAGCCGGCCGATATCAGCGCCGCGTTTGAAAGCTTCCGCCCTGCCTATGATTGCAACGTCATCGCCACCGGCCCAGGACACGGCATCCAACTGAGCAATGGCCGCCTGGTCGTTCCAGTTTGGATATCGACCGGTGCCAAAGGTCATGGCCCCTCGGTCGCAACCACCATTTATAGCGACGACCATGGCCGGACCTGGCAGCACGGAGAAATCGCCGCCCCGAACACCGCGGACTGGGTCGAACCGAATGAGACCATCGCCATGGAGCTTGCAGATGGGGGCGTGATGCTGAATATCCGTAGCGCATCCAAGCCAAATCGCCGGCTGGTGACTACCAGTCCCGACGGAGCAACGCATTGGACCAAGCCACACTTTGACGATGCTTTGGTGGAACCAGTCTGCATGGCCAGTCTCATCCGCCTCTCCACAATGCCAGCGAACAAAACGAACCGGGTCTTGTTCTCCAATCCTGAAAATCTCTCCAGCGCCAAAGGAAATGAGCAGCCGGGAGCACATCGCGACCGCAGGAATCTCACCATTAAGTTGAGCTACGACGAAGCCAGGAGTTGGCCGGTGCACCAAACCCTGGAAGAGGGGCCAAGCGCCTATTCGGACATGGCCGTGCTTCCCGATGGCACCATCCTTTGCTTCTACGAGCGCCAAAAGCTGCTCACGGTAGCCCGGTTCAATCTCGAATGGCTCACCGGGGGCAAGGACTCGTGGTCCAAATGA
- a CDS encoding Gfo/Idh/MocA family protein, whose translation MTKQIKVGVVGLGYWGPNLVRNFRVLSDCSLKLMCDMNTARLSHLKALYPEAECETDFNRMLTEGGLDAVIIATAVRLHYPMAKASLLAGKHTFIEKPMAMSSAECEELIDIAQKKGLVLMTGHTFLYSPAVRKIKEIVDSGDIGEIRYICARRLNLGLFQKDINVAWDLAPHDISIILSIIGEQPHTVNCRGSAHITPGIEDVTTMCLSFHKQRTAIIHSSWLDPRKIREMTIVGSKRMIVYDDVAPLEKIKIFDARVDRPPHYDTFAEFHYAYHYGDAYVPYLKQEEPLKTECQHFLDCIKHGRDPISGGKQGLELVRILEASSASLKQGGGPVDLKPTGNKLRIALSFPNTPAVPSGNGRHTNGNGHANGKSNGNGNGNGHANGKITGNVKVAKRLKKSR comes from the coding sequence ATGACAAAGCAAATAAAAGTTGGCGTTGTTGGATTGGGCTATTGGGGTCCAAATCTGGTGCGTAATTTCAGAGTCCTTTCGGATTGCAGCCTGAAACTAATGTGCGACATGAACACGGCACGACTGTCGCATCTTAAAGCGTTATATCCCGAGGCGGAATGCGAAACGGACTTTAACCGCATGCTCACCGAAGGCGGCCTGGATGCGGTAATTATCGCCACCGCAGTCCGATTGCACTATCCCATGGCCAAAGCCAGCCTGCTGGCGGGGAAACATACCTTCATAGAAAAGCCAATGGCCATGTCATCAGCAGAATGTGAAGAGCTGATTGATATAGCTCAGAAAAAAGGGTTGGTGCTGATGACCGGGCACACATTCCTTTATTCGCCGGCCGTAAGAAAGATCAAGGAAATCGTCGATTCCGGAGACATCGGGGAAATACGATACATTTGCGCGCGCCGTTTAAATTTGGGGCTTTTCCAAAAAGATATCAATGTTGCCTGGGATTTGGCTCCGCACGATATTTCGATCATTCTCTCGATCATAGGGGAGCAACCTCACACGGTGAATTGTCGTGGGAGCGCCCATATCACACCTGGAATTGAGGACGTTACCACCATGTGCCTGAGCTTTCATAAACAGCGCACGGCCATCATCCACAGTAGCTGGCTTGATCCGAGAAAGATCAGGGAGATGACGATCGTGGGCAGCAAGCGGATGATTGTTTATGATGACGTAGCCCCGTTGGAGAAGATTAAGATATTTGATGCCCGGGTTGATCGCCCACCGCATTACGATACTTTTGCTGAATTTCATTACGCATACCATTACGGTGATGCCTACGTTCCGTACTTAAAGCAGGAGGAGCCGTTAAAGACGGAGTGCCAGCATTTCCTTGACTGTATTAAGCACGGCAGGGATCCGATATCCGGCGGCAAGCAGGGTTTGGAACTTGTGCGCATATTGGAAGCATCCTCGGCTTCCTTAAAGCAAGGTGGCGGGCCGGTGGACCTCAAGCCGACAGGCAACAAGCTGCGGATAGCATTATCATTCCCCAATACGCCGGCAGTGCCTTCCGGAAATGGCAGGCACACCAATGGCAATGGCCATGCGAATGGCAAAAGTAACGGCAACGGCAACGGCAACGGCCATGCGAATGGCAAAATTACTGGCAACGTCAAGGTAGCCAAGCGTCTTAAAAAATCGCGATAG
- a CDS encoding substrate-binding domain-containing protein produces MSLLVPKRVSLSSQVADILRDGMMSGIWTEWLPGERLLCERLKVSRPTLRAALEKLEKEGWLRVDSTRCRRILRPALAGKQVTNVVGLLTPLPLYAVPPLTLFWIDELRDHLTEAGYRLEIHYGERFYRENPKKSLAGLVQQTRAAGWVLWLSSARMQRWFSEQKVPCLLMGSSHHGISLPSLDLDQRAVCRHAVSQFYARGHQRIAFIIHTGGFAGDLESVEGVHEAHTQFAPAAPAPEIVWHDSSPEGIVHRLDALFASSRPPTAFLVARSAAALTVVGYLLKRGLRFPKDALLISRDHDPFLEYMVPTVARYALNPRHYAKVASRMVIQLASGMPLLQKEIRLTPELVKGETFS; encoded by the coding sequence ATGTCACTTTTAGTACCAAAGCGCGTTTCGCTCTCCAGTCAGGTGGCTGACATTCTCCGCGACGGAATGATGAGTGGAATCTGGACCGAATGGCTTCCGGGAGAAAGACTGCTTTGCGAACGATTGAAGGTCAGTCGTCCGACCTTGCGGGCAGCGCTTGAAAAGTTGGAGAAAGAAGGCTGGCTGCGCGTGGATAGCACTCGCTGCCGACGCATCCTGCGTCCTGCCCTGGCCGGCAAACAGGTCACCAACGTGGTAGGTCTGCTCACACCGCTGCCGCTGTATGCTGTTCCTCCGTTGACATTGTTTTGGATCGATGAATTGCGGGATCATCTTACCGAGGCGGGGTACCGTTTGGAGATTCATTACGGCGAACGGTTTTACCGGGAGAACCCCAAAAAATCATTGGCAGGACTAGTTCAACAGACTCGCGCTGCCGGTTGGGTGCTGTGGCTTTCCTCAGCACGCATGCAACGATGGTTTTCTGAGCAAAAGGTCCCCTGCCTGCTCATGGGGTCATCCCACCACGGCATTTCATTGCCCTCCCTTGATCTGGATCAACGCGCAGTCTGCCGCCATGCGGTGTCGCAATTTTATGCGCGCGGCCACCAACGTATTGCTTTCATTATTCATACCGGCGGTTTTGCCGGGGACCTGGAAAGTGTGGAAGGGGTTCATGAAGCGCACACCCAATTTGCTCCTGCTGCTCCTGCTCCGGAAATCGTCTGGCATGACAGTTCGCCTGAAGGGATTGTGCATCGATTGGATGCCTTGTTCGCAAGTTCGCGACCTCCCACTGCTTTTTTAGTGGCACGTTCGGCTGCTGCGTTAACGGTAGTTGGTTATTTGCTTAAGCGCGGGTTGCGCTTTCCCAAGGATGCACTGTTGATTTCGCGGGACCATGATCCGTTTTTGGAATACATGGTTCCAACCGTCGCCCGCTATGCCTTGAATCCTCGGCACTATGCCAAGGTGGCCTCCCGCATGGTAATCCAATTGGCATCGGGCATGCCACTGCTGCAAAAGGAAATTCGACTTACGCCGGAATTGGTCAAAGGCGAAACTTTCAGCTGA
- a CDS encoding galactose oxidase, producing MLITQTGCQTTGSHPNAMPLHWTKLPPVPDREGFAGGFAGVSNDALIFAGGANIKGDKWGSSFDKVWYDSVFVLEQPDGPWQTGFKLPHPLGYGVSVTTENGIVCIGGSDANRHYPDVFRLVWHQGKLECIPMPALPKPCANFCGTIIDHTIYVAGGTETPTATEALKTFWKLDLSAKKPHWEELEPWPGPARMLAVAGASGGSFYLFSGAHLKAGPTGKPVREYLQDAYRFTPGKGWQRLTDLPHPVVAAPSPAIGTDHLLVLSGDDGTKVDFQPLTEHPGFSREVLAFDIKNGTWSIPGEVPFSRATAPAVQWRGHIVVLNGELRPRERTPEVWWTNISRTDKDVK from the coding sequence ATGTTAATTACCCAAACGGGTTGTCAAACCACCGGCTCGCATCCTAATGCCATGCCTCTTCATTGGACCAAACTTCCGCCCGTCCCTGACCGGGAAGGTTTTGCTGGCGGCTTTGCCGGGGTGAGCAATGATGCACTCATATTTGCCGGCGGCGCCAATATCAAAGGGGACAAATGGGGAAGCAGCTTTGATAAGGTTTGGTACGACTCGGTCTTTGTATTGGAGCAACCCGATGGTCCGTGGCAAACCGGCTTCAAGCTGCCTCATCCACTCGGCTACGGTGTCTCCGTTACGACGGAGAATGGCATTGTGTGCATCGGAGGCAGTGATGCGAATCGCCATTACCCGGATGTGTTTCGCCTCGTTTGGCATCAAGGGAAGCTCGAGTGCATTCCCATGCCAGCCCTGCCGAAGCCCTGCGCCAATTTCTGCGGCACAATTATTGACCACACAATCTATGTGGCAGGCGGCACGGAAACGCCTACCGCAACGGAAGCCTTGAAGACCTTCTGGAAGCTGGACCTGTCTGCGAAAAAACCGCACTGGGAGGAGTTGGAACCGTGGCCCGGACCGGCGCGCATGCTTGCCGTTGCCGGTGCATCCGGAGGATCTTTTTATTTGTTCAGCGGCGCGCATTTGAAAGCAGGACCAACCGGCAAACCAGTACGGGAATATTTACAGGATGCGTATCGCTTTACTCCCGGCAAGGGATGGCAACGTCTGACTGATCTCCCTCACCCCGTTGTTGCCGCGCCTTCGCCAGCCATCGGCACTGATCATCTGCTTGTTCTTTCAGGTGATGATGGAACGAAAGTCGATTTTCAGCCGCTAACGGAACATCCCGGTTTCTCGCGCGAGGTGTTGGCGTTTGATATTAAAAATGGCACTTGGTCTATCCCGGGCGAGGTGCCTTTCTCACGGGCGACCGCACCGGCGGTGCAGTGGCGTGGCCATATCGTCGTGCTAAACGGCGAGCTTCGTCCTCGCGAACGCACGCCGGAAGTGTGGTGGACGAATATTTCCCGCACTGACAAAGACGTAAAATGA
- a CDS encoding lipid II:glycine glycyltransferase FemX: protein MKLIEHPLPAILQKADSTEFVPTQQAADFRVQTIDPVRNKNWEDQAGHFPAYSLFHSAAWARVLQKTYAFTPTYFVKGEGKVPEAMLPVMEVNSWLTGRRGISLPFTDDCTSLGLNSESVRHLFWEAVRFGKERNWKYLECRGGREWLPEACASLSFYGHILELKPDEELMFAALDPSVRRAIRKGRKDGIRVEVSDSLEAVRLFYALLCKTRRKHGLPPQPFKFFENIYDEIISKQMGKVVTAMYGQKPIAAGVYFQANEKGIYKYGASDEAFQHLRGNNLVMWEAIKWHLQHGFKSLHMGRTSIGNEGLRKFKLGWGCEEHQVEYIKYDLRKQKFVQDKDEAFGWHNTLFRCMPGFLSKVAGALLYKHVA, encoded by the coding sequence TTGAAACTTATCGAACATCCTCTCCCTGCGATTCTTCAGAAGGCCGACAGCACGGAATTCGTCCCGACGCAGCAAGCCGCGGATTTTCGGGTGCAAACCATTGACCCGGTTCGGAACAAGAACTGGGAGGATCAAGCGGGCCACTTTCCGGCCTATTCCCTGTTCCACAGCGCGGCATGGGCGAGAGTGTTGCAAAAGACTTATGCGTTCACTCCCACGTATTTTGTCAAAGGTGAAGGCAAGGTTCCTGAAGCCATGCTGCCGGTGATGGAGGTGAACAGCTGGCTTACCGGAAGGCGTGGAATCTCGCTGCCCTTCACCGATGATTGCACATCGTTGGGTTTGAATTCGGAATCAGTGAGGCATTTGTTTTGGGAGGCGGTTCGATTTGGGAAAGAACGAAACTGGAAATACCTTGAGTGCCGAGGGGGCCGGGAGTGGTTGCCAGAAGCTTGTGCTTCGCTTTCATTTTACGGGCATATCCTGGAATTGAAGCCTGATGAAGAGTTGATGTTTGCCGCGCTGGATCCTTCCGTGCGCCGGGCGATACGAAAGGGAAGAAAGGATGGGATTCGAGTGGAGGTTAGCGACTCGCTCGAGGCGGTTCGTTTGTTTTATGCCCTGCTGTGCAAAACCCGGAGAAAGCATGGATTGCCGCCCCAGCCATTTAAGTTTTTCGAGAATATATATGATGAGATTATTTCGAAACAGATGGGGAAGGTAGTCACGGCCATGTATGGGCAAAAGCCGATCGCGGCGGGGGTTTATTTTCAGGCCAATGAAAAGGGTATATACAAGTATGGAGCTTCCGATGAGGCGTTCCAACATTTGCGCGGCAACAACCTGGTGATGTGGGAAGCGATAAAATGGCACCTGCAACATGGCTTCAAATCATTGCATATGGGCAGGACTTCGATCGGCAACGAGGGGCTAAGAAAGTTCAAGCTGGGATGGGGATGCGAGGAACACCAGGTGGAATACATTAAGTACGACTTGAGGAAACAGAAGTTTGTCCAGGACAAGGACGAAGCTTTCGGGTGGCATAATACGCTGTTTCGATGCATGCCAGGATTTCTCTCGAAAGTGGCGGGGGCGCTGCTTTACAAGCACGTGGCTTAA